A stretch of the Candidatus Jettenia sp. AMX2 genome encodes the following:
- the hypD gene encoding hydrogenase formation protein HypD, which yields MKYIDEFRQRDAARKILEKIHGISGKKVTIMEICGTHTHTIAKYGIRNSLPSNIRLISGPGCPVCVTSAADINKVVEFCKREKDVIIATFGDMMRVPGTESSLQEQKAMGKDIRVVYSPLGALDIAMANSGKQVILYAVGFETTVPTVAATILLAREKGIKNFSALALHKLTPPAMMALLDSGELDLDGFLCPGHVTAIIGAKAYQFLAKKYHAPCVVAGFEPLDALYGLYLLMKQLEEGKAEIEIQYKRVVTWDGNIKAQRIIEKVFEICDSNWRGIGKIPLSGLRLKEEFAHFEAEKRFSLANGIDEELQGCACGKVLKGIITPDQCPFFGSTCTPETPAGPCMVSFEGTCAAYYKYGYSQYKTTD from the coding sequence TTGAAATATATTGATGAATTCAGACAAAGAGACGCCGCCCGGAAAATACTGGAAAAGATCCACGGCATATCAGGTAAAAAGGTTACGATTATGGAGATCTGCGGCACCCATACCCATACCATAGCAAAATATGGTATAAGGAACTCCCTGCCGTCCAACATCCGCCTTATTTCCGGTCCGGGATGCCCTGTATGTGTAACCTCCGCAGCAGACATCAACAAGGTAGTTGAATTCTGTAAAAGGGAAAAGGATGTCATCATTGCTACCTTTGGCGATATGATGCGGGTTCCCGGAACCGAATCATCCCTCCAGGAACAAAAGGCAATGGGTAAGGATATAAGAGTCGTCTATTCTCCGTTAGGAGCTCTTGATATAGCAATGGCAAATTCCGGAAAACAGGTAATCCTTTATGCCGTTGGTTTTGAAACTACTGTTCCGACCGTTGCAGCAACAATACTTCTTGCCCGGGAAAAAGGGATAAAGAACTTCTCGGCCCTTGCCCTCCATAAGCTTACCCCGCCGGCGATGATGGCCCTTCTGGACAGCGGTGAACTTGACCTTGACGGCTTCCTTTGTCCCGGTCACGTAACCGCAATTATCGGAGCGAAGGCTTATCAGTTCCTTGCAAAAAAATACCATGCCCCCTGTGTTGTTGCCGGTTTTGAACCATTAGATGCACTCTATGGATTATACCTGCTGATGAAACAATTAGAAGAAGGGAAGGCTGAAATAGAAATTCAGTACAAAAGAGTGGTAACCTGGGATGGGAATATAAAGGCTCAGAGAATAATAGAAAAGGTTTTTGAAATCTGCGACAGCAATTGGAGAGGAATCGGAAAGATTCCTCTGAGTGGTCTTCGGTTGAAAGAGGAATTTGCCCATTTTGAAGCAGAGAAAAGATTTTCTCTGGCTAACGGGATAGATGAGGAATTACAGGGATGTGCCTGCGGCAAAGTGCTCAAGGGCATTATCACACCGGACCAATGTCCTTTCTTCGGCAGCACTTGCACGCCGGAGACGCCTGCAGGTCCATGCATGGTATCTTTTGAAGGGACATGCGCTGCTTATTATAAATATGGTTATAGCCAATACAAAACCACAGATTAA
- the hypE gene encoding hydrogenase expression/formation protein HypE: protein MKQERILLSHGSGGKLSYQLTQEMFLKAFDNEFLSPLNDQAIFDLSASRLAFTTDSFVVSPIFFPGGDIGKLSVCGTINDLAVGGAEPVYLSASFIIEEGILIQELRIIVDSMARTARQTGVKIITGDTKVVEKGKGDKLFINTSGIGIIRNDRTFSPHLIRPGDMILVSGSMGDHGIAILCHREGIQMEVPVESDCAPLYNLVHDMVSQSDGIRAMRDPTRGGLATTLNELAISSNYGMIIKEDLIPVKEEVRGACEILGFDPLYLANEGKLIVIASQESATAVLEIMKKNPLGRDAALIGTVVDKPQGKVLLETAIGNKRFLDMLSGEQLPRIC, encoded by the coding sequence ATGAAACAGGAAAGAATACTTTTATCACACGGAAGCGGTGGCAAGTTAAGCTATCAGCTTACCCAGGAAATGTTTTTAAAGGCGTTTGACAATGAATTTCTGTCACCGCTCAATGACCAGGCCATTTTTGATCTTTCCGCCTCCAGGCTTGCCTTCACTACCGATTCTTTTGTAGTCAGCCCTATTTTTTTCCCGGGAGGAGATATTGGAAAACTGTCTGTATGTGGAACCATAAATGATCTTGCCGTGGGAGGAGCTGAACCGGTTTACCTGAGTGCATCCTTTATTATAGAAGAGGGAATCCTTATTCAAGAACTGCGGATAATTGTAGATTCTATGGCCCGGACAGCACGCCAAACAGGGGTAAAGATTATTACAGGAGATACCAAGGTTGTGGAAAAAGGCAAGGGTGATAAATTATTCATCAATACAAGTGGAATCGGCATCATAAGAAATGACAGAACCTTTTCACCACACCTTATCAGACCGGGAGACATGATACTTGTGTCAGGCTCCATGGGAGATCATGGGATAGCTATCTTGTGTCACCGGGAAGGTATCCAAATGGAGGTCCCCGTTGAAAGTGATTGTGCCCCCCTCTACAATCTCGTCCACGATATGGTTTCTCAATCCGATGGAATCCGGGCCATGAGAGACCCTACCAGGGGGGGATTGGCAACTACTTTGAATGAACTTGCTATATCTTCCAACTACGGAATGATCATAAAAGAAGATCTCATTCCTGTTAAGGAAGAAGTAAGAGGCGCCTGTGAAATACTGGGATTTGATCCTCTCTACCTCGCAAATGAAGGGAAACTCATTGTAATAGCATCTCAGGAATCTGCCACTGCAGTGTTGGAAATCATGAAAAAAAATCCCCTTGGCAGAGATGCCGCTCTTATCGGTACCGTTGTTGATAAACCACAAGGAAAAGTCCTTCTTGAAACTGCTATAGGAAATAAAAGATTCCTGGATATGCTTTCAGGGGAACAACTCCCCAGGATATGTTAA
- a CDS encoding 4Fe-4S dicluster domain-containing protein has protein sequence MTEPSLQPNDQIILEHDHFQKLFDVLTGEGYQIIGPALGEGSIVYRKLDSVSELPAGWTDEQEGGMYRLRQREDKSLFGYTVGPHSWKNSLFPSVQRLLQVTRKDNGFHIKEKGTEEGTTAPKFAFLGVRSCDIHAISIQDKVFIQGKFVDPDYKARRENTFIAAVHCGKAGGTCFCASMGTGPRADSGFDIAMTEIIGKDCHYFLVETGTEKGAGILREVPHRKANEEEKSTASDIVKKTAGQMGRYMNTDTIKDILYRNYEHPRWDDVAKRCLACANCTLVCPTCFCATVEDTVNITGESASRWRKLDSCFNLDHSYIHGGSIRSSARSRYRQWLTHKIATWIDQFGTMGCVGCGRCITWCPVAIDITEEIRAIRESEQANRQSL, from the coding sequence ATGACAGAACCGTCATTACAACCTAACGATCAGATCATTCTTGAGCACGACCATTTTCAGAAACTGTTTGATGTCCTGACCGGAGAGGGCTACCAAATTATAGGACCTGCCTTGGGAGAAGGTTCTATTGTTTACCGTAAACTGGATTCCGTTTCCGAATTGCCTGCTGGATGGACAGATGAACAGGAAGGCGGCATGTACCGGCTCAGGCAGCGCGAAGACAAATCACTTTTTGGGTATACCGTGGGTCCGCACTCATGGAAGAACTCCCTCTTTCCTTCAGTACAGCGATTGTTGCAGGTCACACGCAAGGACAACGGTTTTCATATCAAAGAAAAAGGTACAGAGGAAGGTACAACAGCCCCAAAATTTGCCTTTCTTGGTGTCCGTTCGTGCGATATACATGCCATTTCAATTCAGGATAAAGTCTTTATCCAGGGAAAATTTGTCGACCCTGATTATAAAGCACGTCGTGAAAATACCTTTATCGCCGCTGTCCATTGTGGAAAGGCCGGAGGCACCTGTTTCTGTGCGTCAATGGGTACAGGGCCCAGGGCAGATTCCGGTTTTGATATCGCCATGACAGAGATTATAGGAAAAGACTGTCATTATTTTCTGGTGGAAACAGGAACGGAAAAAGGCGCCGGCATACTCCGGGAAGTTCCGCACAGGAAGGCAAATGAAGAGGAAAAATCAACTGCCTCCGATATTGTAAAAAAGACTGCCGGACAAATGGGCCGGTACATGAATACAGATACTATTAAAGATATACTCTACAGGAATTATGAACATCCGCGATGGGATGATGTTGCAAAGCGCTGCCTTGCCTGTGCCAATTGCACGCTGGTATGCCCTACCTGTTTCTGCGCTACGGTTGAAGATACCGTCAATATAACAGGGGAATCGGCCAGCCGCTGGAGGAAACTTGACTCATGCTTCAACCTTGACCATTCGTATATCCACGGAGGAAGTATCAGGTCCTCGGCAAGATCCCGTTACCGTCAATGGCTGACTCACAAGATTGCAACCTGGATTGATCAGTTTGGAACAATGGGCTGTGTCGGTTGCGGACGCTGCATAACATGGTGTCCCGTTGCAATTGATATTACTGAAGAAATCCGTGCAATTCGTGAAAGTGAACAAGCTAACCGTCAATCACTTTAA
- a CDS encoding cyclic nucleotide-binding domain-containing protein produces the protein MQTRESYLAEHPFLKDLAPHHIAFITGCASDIQFQEGHYIFREGEEAQYFYIIRNGKVAIELFAPERGSLTIQTIGDGDILGWSWLIPPHRWRFDARVIEPTTAIALDGRCLRSKCEEDHDLGYELIKRFTRVITSRLEATRLQLLDVYGIRT, from the coding sequence ATGCAGACACGCGAGTCATATCTGGCAGAACACCCATTCCTGAAAGACCTTGCACCTCACCATATTGCTTTTATTACCGGATGTGCTTCGGATATTCAGTTTCAGGAAGGACACTATATTTTCCGTGAAGGAGAAGAAGCACAATATTTTTATATTATCCGCAACGGTAAAGTAGCAATAGAACTATTTGCACCGGAACGGGGTTCCCTTACCATACAAACAATCGGGGATGGTGATATTTTAGGCTGGTCATGGTTGATACCACCCCACCGGTGGCGTTTTGATGCGCGGGTTATTGAGCCTACCACTGCAATTGCCCTTGATGGAAGATGCCTGCGTTCCAAATGTGAAGAAGACCATGACCTTGGCTACGAATTGATTAAACGTTTTACAAGGGTTATTACATCACGGTTAGAGGCAACAAGATTACAGCTTCTTGATGTCTACGGTATCCGAACCTGA
- a CDS encoding FAD/NAD(P)-binding protein has translation MLTNITEPMSPLPFRIHRKYEETHDTFTIDIEPLQGISEFPFAPGQFNMLYLFGAGEAPISISGDPANPQVLRHTIREVGTVTQALQKLKKGDVLGVRGPFGSHWPLEKATGKDVVIVAGGIGLAPLRPVLHQLIPQRGNYGKVALLYGARTPEDLLFKHDLEHWRGRFDIEVKVTVDSAKGNWRGDVGVVTTLIRRIQFDPARTIGMICGPEIMMRYTITELQNCGVEDGNIFISTERNMKCGIGFCGHCQLGPVFVCKEGPVFNYNCIKYFFGKREI, from the coding sequence ATGCTTACAAATATTACAGAACCTATGTCGCCGCTGCCCTTTCGAATCCACCGCAAATATGAGGAAACCCATGACACGTTTACCATAGATATAGAACCGCTACAGGGCATCAGTGAGTTTCCGTTCGCACCGGGGCAATTTAATATGCTCTATCTGTTTGGAGCCGGTGAAGCCCCGATTTCTATCAGCGGGGACCCCGCCAATCCTCAGGTACTCAGGCATACGATACGTGAGGTAGGAACAGTAACACAGGCACTACAGAAATTAAAAAAAGGCGATGTACTGGGAGTGAGGGGACCGTTTGGAAGTCATTGGCCATTAGAAAAAGCCACAGGGAAAGATGTTGTTATTGTAGCCGGAGGAATCGGATTGGCGCCACTTCGCCCCGTTCTGCATCAGCTTATCCCGCAGCGCGGGAACTATGGAAAAGTAGCTCTTCTCTACGGAGCCAGGACACCGGAAGATCTCCTTTTTAAACATGACCTGGAACACTGGCGGGGACGCTTCGATATTGAAGTAAAGGTTACGGTTGACAGTGCCAAAGGAAACTGGCGTGGTGATGTTGGCGTGGTCACGACACTCATACGCAGAATCCAGTTTGACCCGGCACGTACCATCGGAATGATTTGCGGCCCTGAAATAATGATGCGGTACACAATAACTGAGTTGCAGAATTGCGGGGTTGAAGATGGGAATATTTTTATCTCAACGGAACGCAACATGAAATGTGGAATCGGTTTTTGTGGTCATTGTCAGCTTGGCCCTGTCTTTGTATGTAAAGAAGGACCGGTTTTTAACTACAACTGCATTAAATATTTTTTTGGTAAGAGAGAAATATAA
- a CDS encoding oxidoreductase, whose protein sequence is MAQKKRPKLAVWKFASCDGCQLTILNCEDELLTLANEVDIAYFPEASRAVKRGPYDISLAEGSVTTSHDAERIKKIRKVSKLLIGIGACATAGGIQSLRNFHNVKEFASVVYPSPEYIETLDKSTPFSHHVSVDYELQGCPINKHQLLDTLSAFLHGRKPNPTSYSVCVECKRRGNVCVMVAHGIPCMGPVTHAGCNALCPTYNRGCYSCYGPKETPNTESLKAWFQHLGVNDEDIVRYFRSYYGYSEHFQKESNAHEKKL, encoded by the coding sequence ATGGCTCAGAAAAAAAGACCGAAACTTGCCGTCTGGAAATTTGCATCCTGCGATGGTTGCCAGTTAACAATCCTGAATTGCGAGGACGAATTACTTACCCTTGCCAATGAGGTGGATATTGCATATTTTCCGGAAGCGTCACGTGCAGTAAAGAGAGGACCGTACGATATCTCTCTCGCTGAAGGATCCGTCACGACCAGCCACGATGCTGAACGGATAAAAAAAATCCGCAAGGTATCAAAATTACTGATAGGAATTGGCGCCTGTGCCACCGCGGGCGGCATCCAGTCATTAAGGAATTTTCACAACGTAAAGGAATTCGCTTCTGTCGTATATCCTTCTCCGGAATATATTGAAACACTTGATAAATCAACACCATTTTCTCATCACGTCTCTGTTGATTATGAACTGCAGGGTTGCCCTATTAATAAACACCAGCTCCTTGATACGCTCAGCGCATTTTTGCATGGACGTAAGCCAAACCCAACATCATACAGCGTATGTGTTGAATGTAAACGGCGCGGAAATGTATGTGTAATGGTTGCACACGGTATCCCCTGTATGGGACCTGTAACCCATGCCGGATGTAACGCCCTTTGTCCTACATATAACCGTGGTTGTTATAGTTGTTATGGCCCGAAGGAAACGCCCAATACAGAATCTTTGAAGGCGTGGTTTCAGCACCTCGGAGTAAACGACGAAGACATTGTACGGTACTTCCGCAGCTACTACGGTTATTCTGAACATTTTCAGAAAGAAAGCAATGCCCATGAGAAAAAATTGTAG
- a CDS encoding Ni/Fe hydrogenase subunit alpha, with the protein MKNEKAKNRTIKVDYLARVEGEGALFVKIKDNTVTDVKFKIFEPPRFFEAFLRGRMFHEAPDITARICGICPIAYQMSAAHALEDAFGVTVDGQLRSLRRLIYCGEWIESHTLHVYMLHAPDFLGYDDAIRMAKDYPDAVKLGLQLKKTGNELVTLLGGRAIHPINVRVGGFYKALTRQELAPLAEKLKWARDAALETVRWTSKLDFPDFEQDYEFVSLRHPHEYPFNEGRLVSNKGLDIPVREFEDHFTEEQIPYTNALHCQLKGRGAYFVGPLARYNLNFDQLSPIAKEAAYDAGLSPVCRNPFKSIIIRSIEILYACDEALRIIDQYGKPEKPAIPVQPVAGAGYGCTEAPRGILYHRYQVDENGVILDARIVPPTSQNQKSIEKDLWQFVPKHIDFSTEKLTWECEKAVRNYDPCISCATHFLKLTIDRE; encoded by the coding sequence ATGAAAAATGAAAAGGCTAAAAACAGAACTATCAAGGTTGATTATCTTGCCCGTGTCGAAGGAGAAGGGGCACTCTTTGTAAAAATCAAGGATAACACGGTTACAGACGTAAAATTTAAGATATTCGAACCCCCCCGCTTTTTTGAAGCATTCTTACGCGGGCGCATGTTCCATGAAGCGCCTGATATCACAGCCCGCATCTGCGGCATCTGCCCGATTGCCTACCAGATGAGCGCAGCACATGCGCTGGAAGATGCATTTGGTGTTACGGTTGATGGTCAGCTTCGCTCCTTGCGCAGGCTTATTTACTGCGGAGAATGGATTGAGAGCCATACACTCCATGTATATATGCTGCATGCACCTGACTTTCTTGGTTACGACGATGCCATTCGGATGGCAAAGGACTACCCTGATGCTGTTAAACTCGGACTGCAGTTAAAAAAAACCGGCAATGAACTAGTCACCCTTCTCGGTGGCAGGGCGATCCACCCTATCAATGTACGGGTGGGCGGTTTTTACAAAGCATTGACTAGGCAAGAGCTGGCCCCTCTTGCTGAAAAGTTAAAATGGGCAAGGGACGCAGCGCTCGAAACGGTGCGCTGGACCTCAAAACTGGATTTCCCGGATTTTGAACAGGATTATGAATTTGTTTCCCTCCGGCACCCACATGAATATCCCTTTAATGAAGGCCGTCTTGTCTCAAATAAAGGATTAGACATCCCTGTCCGTGAATTTGAAGACCATTTTACCGAAGAACAAATACCATATACCAATGCGCTCCATTGTCAACTGAAAGGACGTGGCGCATATTTTGTCGGTCCCTTGGCCCGATATAATCTGAATTTTGACCAACTCTCCCCGATAGCAAAAGAAGCGGCATATGATGCAGGACTTTCACCCGTTTGCCGTAATCCGTTTAAGAGCATCATCATCCGGAGCATAGAAATCCTCTATGCTTGTGATGAAGCCCTCCGTATTATTGATCAATACGGGAAACCGGAGAAACCGGCTATACCGGTACAACCAGTTGCTGGTGCCGGATACGGCTGTACGGAAGCGCCCCGTGGTATCCTTTACCACCGTTATCAGGTCGATGAGAACGGCGTAATCCTCGATGCCAGGATTGTCCCGCCTACATCGCAAAACCAGAAATCTATTGAAAAAGACCTCTGGCAATTTGTTCCAAAACATATAGATTTTTCTACTGAAAAACTTACCTGGGAATGCGAGAAGGCAGTCCGTAATTATGACCCGTGTATATCCTGCGCTACCCACTTTTTGAAACTCACCATTGATCGTGAGTAA
- a CDS encoding hydrogenase maturation protease yields the protein MTIPYYLIIGIGNWHRGDDAAGIVVARHVKQHIQNGISVIEESDGGVSLIETWKDSNSVIIIDAMYSGARPGTIHRFDAVIRPLPSELFRSSTHIFGIAGTIELARAINRLPPHVIIYGIEGKFFGAGIGLSPEVEAAVHHVSNMIAQDVLPPPG from the coding sequence ATGACGATTCCATATTATTTAATTATTGGCATCGGGAACTGGCATCGGGGTGATGACGCTGCCGGGATTGTTGTTGCCAGACATGTAAAGCAGCATATACAGAATGGTATATCTGTCATTGAAGAGAGCGACGGCGGTGTGTCCTTAATAGAGACATGGAAGGATAGTAACTCCGTTATCATTATTGATGCAATGTATTCCGGGGCAAGGCCCGGAACTATTCACCGGTTTGACGCTGTTATCCGCCCCTTACCATCAGAACTGTTTCGCTCCTCTACCCACATCTTTGGTATTGCCGGTACCATCGAGCTTGCGCGCGCGATCAACCGGCTTCCGCCGCATGTTATCATTTATGGTATTGAAGGAAAATTTTTTGGGGCGGGCATCGGACTTTCCCCTGAAGTAGAAGCGGCAGTACACCATGTTTCCAATATGATAGCACAGGATGTCTTACCCCCCCCCGGATAA
- a CDS encoding addiction module protein yields MNIKDLINEAASLPVEERAMVVDSLLRSLNPPESEIDKKWAAVARRRLEEIRYGNVTAVLGEQVFENIWKRFEG; encoded by the coding sequence ATGAATATTAAAGATCTAATCAATGAAGCAGCATCTCTGCCAGTGGAAGAACGAGCTATGGTGGTCGACTCACTCCTTCGCAGTCTGAATCCACCGGAGTCTGAAATCGACAAGAAATGGGCAGCGGTTGCCCGGAGGCGCCTCGAAGAAATTCGGTACGGCAATGTTACGGCCGTCCTGGGTGAGCAAGTTTTTGAGAACATATGGAAAAGGTTTGAAGGATGA
- a CDS encoding TspO/MBR family protein: MHKQDTLRQTFGLAGWLLLAFATLAIGAVASIDAGTFYSQLAQPAWAPPGWVFGPVWTVLYTLMGVASWLVWRSGGFRANRTALGLFVGQLALNALWSWLFFAWHFGGWAFVDILALLATVSVVLVLFWRVRPLAGVLLIPYLLWLAFACVLNYSIWQMNLQVLR, from the coding sequence ATGCACAAGCAGGATACTCTTAGACAGACCTTCGGACTTGCCGGGTGGCTGCTGCTAGCCTTCGCTACGTTGGCTATCGGAGCGGTCGCTTCCATTGATGCGGGTACGTTTTACAGCCAGCTTGCCCAGCCCGCCTGGGCACCGCCGGGTTGGGTGTTTGGCCCGGTGTGGACGGTCCTCTATACCCTCATGGGCGTTGCCTCTTGGCTCGTTTGGCGGTCGGGTGGATTCCGCGCAAATCGAACTGCGCTTGGGCTGTTTGTGGGTCAGCTCGCGTTGAACGCTCTTTGGAGTTGGTTATTCTTCGCGTGGCATTTTGGTGGCTGGGCGTTCGTGGACATCTTGGCGCTTCTTGCGACGGTTTCAGTGGTGCTCGTGCTCTTCTGGCGTGTGCGGCCCCTCGCGGGTGTTCTGCTGATCCCCTATCTGCTTTGGTTGGCCTTCGCTTGCGTGCTCAACTACTCGATTTGGCAAATGAACCTTCAAGTACTACGCTGA
- a CDS encoding ion channel yields the protein MKQLQKGKQPNRHMRFKRFIKDIYTYTPFAKMILLLIVLWLLFSAAMYLAENGIKEARINSYGEALYWGVAAFSTAGIADTPISGIAQLIGGLWIVIGSVLFFGTIVATVTAYFMRPMQRPHKMIIDSIEYNLEQLNDLTFDELELLKKTVDTLIDHVEHLRKKQSKE from the coding sequence ATGAAACAGTTACAAAAAGGAAAGCAACCAAATCGGCATATGCGATTTAAGAGATTTATAAAAGATATCTATACTTACACACCATTTGCAAAAATGATACTGCTTTTGATCGTGCTGTGGCTGTTATTCTCCGCAGCAATGTACCTCGCAGAGAACGGCATTAAAGAAGCACGTATCAATTCGTATGGAGAGGCATTGTATTGGGGCGTGGCCGCATTTTCCACAGCAGGGATCGCTGATACGCCAATATCCGGCATTGCTCAGCTCATCGGTGGCCTATGGATAGTTATTGGATCAGTGCTGTTCTTCGGAACCATCGTGGCAACTGTTACAGCATATTTTATGAGGCCAATGCAGCGACCTCATAAAATGATAATCGACTCGATCGAGTACAACCTCGAACAATTAAATGACCTGACGTTTGACGAGCTCGAGTTATTAAAAAAAACAGTCGACACACTGATTGACCATGTTGAGCACTTAAGGAAAAAACAATCAAAAGAATAG
- a CDS encoding DEAD/DEAH box helicase has product MNFESFNFHPHIAAGVKALGYITPTPIQLQAIPLILQGQDIMALAQTGTGKTAAFVLPILQRLMQGPRGCVRALIIAPTRELAEQIHEAIGGLGQQTRLRSVTIYGGVNMGPQVQRLLGKAEIVVACPGRLLDHIRQGTIDLSRLEVLVLDEADRMFDMGFLPDIRKILKHLPAQRQTLFFSATMPEDIRCLAHDILRNPATVQINHTMPVTTISHALYPVERHLKTALLMALLHQTDMESVLVFTRTKHRAKQVARQLGKAGYSSTSLQGNLSQNQRQIALTGFRNGSFKILVATDIAARGIDVSRISHVINYDMPDSADAYTHRIGRTGRAAKTGDAFTLITREDAQMVRTIENVLGEKLERCTLQGFNYIANSAPGTEDTRHQPQHHRKQGNAKRVKAQRSVTSRPCTHKKTNSRVVKQRSPHATHKTGTLSRSSRG; this is encoded by the coding sequence GTGAATTTTGAATCTTTTAATTTCCATCCGCATATCGCGGCAGGCGTGAAGGCGTTGGGTTACATTACACCAACACCTATCCAACTTCAGGCAATACCTTTAATTCTTCAAGGCCAGGACATTATGGCACTGGCCCAGACCGGAACCGGCAAAACTGCCGCTTTTGTGCTACCAATTTTACAGCGACTGATGCAAGGGCCGCGCGGTTGTGTCCGCGCCTTGATAATCGCACCCACACGCGAATTGGCTGAGCAAATACACGAAGCTATTGGTGGGCTGGGACAGCAAACGAGGCTGCGCAGCGTAACTATTTATGGTGGAGTAAACATGGGACCGCAAGTTCAAAGACTGCTCGGCAAAGCCGAAATCGTCGTAGCCTGCCCTGGTCGTCTGCTCGATCACATCCGTCAGGGCACAATTGATCTGTCACGTCTGGAAGTGCTTGTGTTAGATGAAGCGGACAGGATGTTTGATATGGGCTTTTTACCTGATATCCGGAAAATTTTAAAGCACTTGCCGGCACAGCGGCAGACACTATTTTTCTCGGCCACGATGCCAGAGGATATCCGGTGTCTGGCACACGACATCTTGCGTAATCCAGCCACGGTACAAATAAACCATACCATGCCGGTGACTACAATATCGCATGCATTGTATCCGGTTGAGCGGCATCTTAAAACCGCCCTGCTGATGGCGCTCTTGCATCAAACGGACATGGAGTCAGTACTCGTTTTTACCCGTACAAAGCATCGCGCCAAACAGGTTGCCCGACAATTGGGAAAGGCGGGCTACAGTTCAACATCACTACAAGGCAACCTGTCTCAAAACCAGCGACAGATAGCGCTTACTGGTTTTCGTAATGGCTCATTCAAGATTCTGGTAGCAACAGACATTGCCGCCCGCGGTATCGATGTTTCACGGATTTCACATGTCATTAACTATGATATGCCTGATTCCGCTGATGCCTATACACATCGTATCGGCCGTACAGGCCGTGCCGCAAAAACAGGCGATGCTTTTACTCTCATTACGCGGGAAGACGCACAAATGGTACGTACCATTGAGAACGTACTCGGCGAGAAACTGGAACGGTGTACACTGCAAGGCTTCAATTATATCGCGAATTCTGCACCCGGTACAGAAGATACACGCCATCAACCGCAACACCATCGCAAACAGGGGAATGCGAAGCGGGTTAAGGCACAACGATCCGTGACTTCAAGGCCCTGTACTCATAAGAAGACAAATTCGCGAGTTGTGAAGCAGCGTTCTCCACACGCTACACACAAGACTGGCACGTTATCACGTAGCTCTCGCGGCTAA